GGAATGACATAGGATTGGAGACGGTTGCGAATTTGGTGATGGGTGAGGCCGGGAAATTCTTCGAAGAGCAAGGCGCTTAAGGCTGCCACGTGCGGTGTGGCGGCGGAAGTGCCTTTCATCACGGCGTATCGGTTATCCAGGTAAGTGCTGATGATCTGCTCTCCTGGTGCTGAGAACTCCACCTGGTCCCCTGTGGATGAAAAGATGGAACGCTCCATGGATGGATTGGAAGCGCCGACTGCGATGACGTCATCGTATTTGGCCGGATACGTCATCGTATCAAGTGAAGGATCCGTTGTACCGGAATTACCCGCTGCAGCAAAAATGAGCATTCCGTCATTGTAGGCATCCTGCAGGATCCGCTCAAGTGAGCGTATATCCTGTGTGGCACTCAAGCTGAGGTTCAGGACGTCCAATTCCTGATCCATTGCCCATTCAATGCCGGCAATCAGTGAGCTGACATGGCCATTGCCCATCTGATCGAGGGCTTTAATCGAATAGATGGAGACGCCGGGACTGAGCCCGACGACACCAGCCTGATTATCCCGGCCGGCGATGACGCCGGCCACATGGGTCCCGTGTCCATTATCATCATAGTAATCCGCTGTGTACTCTACTGTGGAAATGCCTCCGGATAAGTGAATATCCGGATGCGGTGAAATGCCGGTGTCGATGATCCCCACTTTTACGCCTTGTCCGGTCAGGTCCCTTGATACAGCATCTTCTCGGTTCATCTGGACCATATTCCATAAGGGGTCGTCTATGTAATCGTAGTCATCAAAAACCGATGAGGCCATTTCGGTGAACGAAGAGTCCAGCTGAAATGCAACATCTTGTTCGATGTAGTCGACCATAGGATGATGAAAGAAGGTCTGGATGCTGTCTTCATCTGCGTATACGTGCAGGGTATCAATACGCTCATAATGATTCGCTACGGCAATCTTTTCGTCCTCAAGGAAACCGATGATGGCCTCATCATGATAGGAGAGTAACCACGAATCCGATTGTTCTTCTGCCTGTGCGGGTGCGGCTGAGACGGTCAACCATAGTATGCTGATAACGAATATTAACTTGTGCCAATTCATGAGCATCGCTCCAGTCCCTTGAAATGTAATACTTTTGTCATTTCATTATAATCTAATTGAAATGAATTAGGGGTTTTTTGGGTAAAAAAATTAAAATAGTGGGATATTTGAAGTTTCATTGACATTGAGTTCATTTATTTCATATGATTAGCGTGCAAATATGTTATGATTTAGCTATCTGAACATTTCTAAGGAGTGTAAATTAAAATGAAAATTACGACCGTCGGGTTAGGGTACATCGGCTTACCCACTTCAATTATGTTTGCACGTTTCGGTGTTGATGTATTAGGGGTTGACGTGAATCAGGACATTATTGAATCGTTGGAGAATGGCCGTATTCATATACAGGAACCGGGCCTTCAGGACGCATTGGAAGAAGTGCTCGAAAAGAAAACGTTCCGTGTCAGTTCAAAACCGGAGACGTCGGATGTATTCATCATTGCGGTACCGACACCGAACCAAGATGATCTTCATAAATCCTGTGACCTGTCCATGGTCATCAGTGCTGTCAAAAGCGTGATTCCATACCTGCAAAAAGGGAATACGGTGATCGTAGAATCGACCATTGCCCCGCGGTCCATGGATGATTATGTGAAACCGCTGGTGGAACAGGCAGGTTTCACCCCGGGGGAAGATATCTATCTTGTACACTGTCCGGAGCGGGTGCTGCCGGGTAAAATCATGGATGAGTTGATCTATAACAACAGGATCGTCGGAGGCTTGACAACGGCTTGCACAGAGCACGGGGCCAAAGTCTACGAAACCTTCGTCAAAGGCGAAATCATCAAAACCGATGCAAGAACAGCTGAAATGTCCAAGCTGATGGAAAATACGTTTCGCGATGTGAACATTGCTTTGGCGAACGAATTGGCTAAAATCTGTCATCATTTACATATCAACGTACTCGATGTGATTGAAATGGCCAATAAACACCCCCGGGTGAACCTGCACCAGCCGGGACCAGGCGTTGGCGGCCACTGTCTGGCGGTTGATCCTTATTTCATTATTGCTGAAGCGCCTGAACAGGCAAGGCTCATTAAAGAGGCCCGGGATATCAACTCCTCCATGCCGGCCTATGTGCTGGATGCAGTGAAGCGGATGTTGTCCGGCGATCAGGGTCAGAAAGTGACGGTCCTCGGTCTGACGTATAAGGGGAATGTGGATGACATCCGGGAGAGTCCTGCCATGGACATTTATCATATGCTCTTGGCAGAGCCGGGGATTGAAGTGGTGGCCCATGATCCTCATGTGAAGCAGTCATGGGTGGAAAAGGATCTCGTCAAGTCCCTGACAGGTGCATCACTCGCGCTGGTCCTGACAGATCACGATGAATACAAGAACCTCCAGGAGAAAGATTTTACTGCGATGAAACATAAAAACGTATTTGACGTCAGAAATGTTGTCTCACTTCCTGAAGGTGACGTCAATGTGATGAATTTCGGGAACTTGTCTTTCACAGAAAAGGTTAAACACTAATATATGAAAGATAACAGAATACAGCAGTATTCTGTTATCTTTTTGATTCTACTTCTCAGGAATGTGTAAGTTCATTTAAGGATTGAAGGATAAGTGCGACCAAGACTTTCGCCGCCTGCTTGGTGATAAGCCAGGTCTTCTTTACAATTCAAACAGCCCGTCAAGTTATTTCGTGGAGGGCGGTTGACAACAGCTCATCAAAAAATAGCAGATTAATTGAGGTAGTCGTATGAAAAAAATTTATGCGTTATTATTGGAACAGTATCATAACCGGAGCCGGATCTATAAAATTGCACTCTACCAGATCAAAAGCACCTATTCCAATCATTATCTGGGGCTGTTTTGGAGTGTGCTTCAGCCTGCCATGCAGGTGTTTATCTACTGGCTCATCTTCGGACTTGGCCTCAGGGGAGACCGGGGGGACGTTGAGGGGGTCCCGTTCGTGATGTATCTGATTACCGGTCTGTTTCCTTATTTATTTTTTAATCAATCGGTCAATACCGCATCCAATTCCGTTCTGAGTAAACTCAGCCTGATCACGAAAGTCAGGTTCCCTGCGAGCACACTCATCTCGGTCTCGATCATTCAATCGATGATCAACCTGTTTATCACGACGTCTTTCGTCATCATCATTTCGTTGCTGTTCGGTTACAGCTCACCGGTAAACTATCTGCTGTTTCTATACTTTTTAGTCGCTGCGTTCATGCTCAGTTTTTCCATTTCCTTGTTCATGAGTACGATGATTGTGCTCATTCGCGATTTGAAGAATGTTTTGCAGAACGTACTGCGCATGTTTTTCTTTCTCTCCCCGATCTTCTGGGTAGCGAACGAATCACATGAGGTGCTGGTGACACTGACGAAAGTCAATCCATTGGCCTATCTTGTGGGCATTTACAGAGCCGCCTTCATCTTTGATGAACCATTCTACGGCGGTGTTGCGGACTTTGTTTATTTCTGGAGTCTCGTTATGCTTATTCTTTATTTAGGCGTTCACGTCCACTACCGGTTCAGAAACCGGTTAATCGATTATTTGTAACCAAGGGGAACCGTTATGTATAAAATATTACTGATCAGCCAGAATTTCTACCCGGAGCTCGGAAGTGGGGCGAACCGGCTTAAAAATATTTATAAAGAATTAAACATGATGGGTATGAACGTCAGTGCGCTGACGACTGAACCTTCCTACCCGGAGGCAAAATTATTTGAAGAGGGTAGCCCTTACTGGAATGACCAGGAAATGAATGAAAATGACCATATACATCGTTTGAACACCTTTGTATCGAAGGAAAAAACAGCCTTTTTCTGGCGGATCTTGTATTATACGGAATTGTTTTTGAGGGTCCGTCACTACCTCAGAAAACATCAGCACCACTACGATGTGATTTATGTGACGACGCCGAATATTTTTATGCCCTGGTCCGTCATGGCATCCGGTAAAAAACTGAGGCATAAGAGTCTTTTGGAGGTCAGGGATCTGTGGCCGGACAGTGTTTTCGCTTTGGGGAAATTCACGGGGTTCCCGTTTCGGCAACTGTTGAAAAAAGCGGAAACAAACATGTATGAATATTTCGCTGCCATCGTTGTCAATAACCGCTCCTTTGCCCATCACATTCAATCAGTGACGGATGAGGCACCGGAGATCACCTATGTTCCGAATTCGCTGGTGAAAGAAGAAATGCAATACAGCGAGGACCGTCCCTATTCGGTTATCTATTCGGGAAATGCAGGCTACGCGCAGGACATTGACCTGCTTTGTGAGGTCTGTACGAAACTCAAAAATCACGGCGTGGATGTGACACTGATCCCGTATGGCGTGCATGCCAAAGCGCTCAAAACACGTCTTCAAGAGGAACAGTTCGCCAATGTGACGGTGCTTGATCATATGACCCGTGAAGAGAGCCTGAACGAGATGGCAAAACATCACGTGTCCCTTTCCATCATGAACCAGCAGGACGTCTTTATGAATGTGCTGCCAGGCAAGATCATTGATTCATTTGGTGCAGGGGTTCCTGTGGTGACGAATCTTGCCGGCGAAACGGCACACATCATCGAGTCCAACAAAGCCGGTTTTAGTATGGAAAATGCAGGATCTGAGGAAATAACAGAAGCGATCCTGACGATTTTAAGAGAACCCGAGGTGTATCAGAAACATGCCTTTAAACTGGCGGAATCCTTTACGTGGGAAAAAAATGCGGAAGATTTGATTCGTGTCATCAGAGGAGTGAATACTAGACATGGTTGAACTGTTGAAAAATATGGCCTATGCGAGAAAGTACTTTTTCCTTGAAGATCAGGAACACCCGGTGTATCACGAAGAAGATCCATCGGACGTGCTCTCGGAAATGCCTGGTTTACGTTTGAAATTTGTTGAAAGCATCAAGGTGGACCCGGCCGACAATGAGCGCCATTTAATGGCGCTGAATGGGGCGGTGGTGGGCTGGACCCGTTTTGAGAAGTCTCTCAGGGCGTATCGGAAACGGCCGGAAAAAGTCATCATTCATGAAGCCGACTGGTCTGACACGTCGCTGTTGTTCCCTGTGAAGGCTTTGTCCCTTGAGGAATTAACGAGCAGGGAATTGGTATCCATGTATGTTGCCATAATCCAGAACGAAATTTATGAGGCGATCTTTTCAGGCGAGCAGTTTATCGCCTGGATTCAGAGGTCATCGCTCATCAGAAATACGCAAGAGGAAAAAACGGGGCTGAACATGGACATGATTGCAGGACAGGATGCCCTGCTGGCCATAGAGGAAGAACGGCATCGATCATCGCAGATTATCGTCGATCTGACGAACAAAGTACTTGAACAAAATCAGGCGCTGCAAAAATTGCAGCGGATCAACGATAGCCTGGAAAACAAGTACCAGAATTTGAGGGCTTCAAAGCTTGGGAAACTTCAGATCAAATACTGGGAATTCAAAAGAAGGTGAACTGATGAGTAATGAACATGATGAATTTATCGAATCGCTGAAAAACAGTAAAAAAACCATCCAGGAAGATTATCTGCGGGGGCTTGCTTCGTATTCGAAACTCTCCTTCAGAAAATACACGTCCAACTACTATGAACAGTATCAGCTAAAGGGAAAAGTGAATTTCAAAAGCAATATGGCGAAAGCGTTTGACAAACACAAGGATGAATTTTCGGTAAACGGTTCAAAGGTTTATCAACAATTTGATCTCAAGATCGGATTGATCTGTGATGAATTTTTATACCACGCCTTGAAGAATACAGCAGATGTTCGCTATATTCCACGCGGTGCGAACCTGATTGACTATCATGACCTTG
This Salisediminibacterium beveridgei DNA region includes the following protein-coding sequences:
- a CDS encoding S8 family serine peptidase; translation: MNWHKLIFVISILWLTVSAAPAQAEEQSDSWLLSYHDEAIIGFLEDEKIAVANHYERIDTLHVYADEDSIQTFFHHPMVDYIEQDVAFQLDSSFTEMASSVFDDYDYIDDPLWNMVQMNREDAVSRDLTGQGVKVGIIDTGISPHPDIHLSGGISTVEYTADYYDDNGHGTHVAGVIAGRDNQAGVVGLSPGVSIYSIKALDQMGNGHVSSLIAGIEWAMDQELDVLNLSLSATQDIRSLERILQDAYNDGMLIFAAAGNSGTTDPSLDTMTYPAKYDDVIAVGASNPSMERSIFSSTGDQVEFSAPGEQIISTYLDNRYAVMKGTSAATPHVAALSALLFEEFPGLTHHQIRNRLQSYVIPTSINRSTREYGFGISQYIDFKQEPATFDRLFGQNALETSAAIAREGWSQSDTVVLARHNEFADALAGVPLAAHENGPLILTRPDRLNDVTRDVLRDLRPKKVIILGGAEAVSLDVELAIRQMEIDVERVGGQNRYETATLIATKLFTNSSPSEAFIVTDRVFADSISIAPEAGKNGIPILLTQPERLSSATEAFIDSSDIDDITIIGGDIAVSSAVEGELQDYNVNRISGANRYETNKLINETYFKQHDHQLFVARGDRFEDGLSGAALAAANESPLVLVSQNLTSPTRAFIASRSFQRYMILGGDVAIEPKTVEEINKLKNR
- a CDS encoding nucleotide sugar dehydrogenase codes for the protein MKITTVGLGYIGLPTSIMFARFGVDVLGVDVNQDIIESLENGRIHIQEPGLQDALEEVLEKKTFRVSSKPETSDVFIIAVPTPNQDDLHKSCDLSMVISAVKSVIPYLQKGNTVIVESTIAPRSMDDYVKPLVEQAGFTPGEDIYLVHCPERVLPGKIMDELIYNNRIVGGLTTACTEHGAKVYETFVKGEIIKTDARTAEMSKLMENTFRDVNIALANELAKICHHLHINVLDVIEMANKHPRVNLHQPGPGVGGHCLAVDPYFIIAEAPEQARLIKEARDINSSMPAYVLDAVKRMLSGDQGQKVTVLGLTYKGNVDDIRESPAMDIYHMLLAEPGIEVVAHDPHVKQSWVEKDLVKSLTGASLALVLTDHDEYKNLQEKDFTAMKHKNVFDVRNVVSLPEGDVNVMNFGNLSFTEKVKH
- a CDS encoding ABC transporter permease; protein product: MKKIYALLLEQYHNRSRIYKIALYQIKSTYSNHYLGLFWSVLQPAMQVFIYWLIFGLGLRGDRGDVEGVPFVMYLITGLFPYLFFNQSVNTASNSVLSKLSLITKVRFPASTLISVSIIQSMINLFITTSFVIIISLLFGYSSPVNYLLFLYFLVAAFMLSFSISLFMSTMIVLIRDLKNVLQNVLRMFFFLSPIFWVANESHEVLVTLTKVNPLAYLVGIYRAAFIFDEPFYGGVADFVYFWSLVMLILYLGVHVHYRFRNRLIDYL
- a CDS encoding glycosyltransferase family 4 protein: MYKILLISQNFYPELGSGANRLKNIYKELNMMGMNVSALTTEPSYPEAKLFEEGSPYWNDQEMNENDHIHRLNTFVSKEKTAFFWRILYYTELFLRVRHYLRKHQHHYDVIYVTTPNIFMPWSVMASGKKLRHKSLLEVRDLWPDSVFALGKFTGFPFRQLLKKAETNMYEYFAAIVVNNRSFAHHIQSVTDEAPEITYVPNSLVKEEMQYSEDRPYSVIYSGNAGYAQDIDLLCEVCTKLKNHGVDVTLIPYGVHAKALKTRLQEEQFANVTVLDHMTREESLNEMAKHHVSLSIMNQQDVFMNVLPGKIIDSFGAGVPVVTNLAGETAHIIESNKAGFSMENAGSEEITEAILTILREPEVYQKHAFKLAESFTWEKNAEDLIRVIRGVNTRHG